A genomic stretch from Croceibacterium aestuarii includes:
- a CDS encoding alkaline phosphatase family protein translates to MKSLRTLGAAVLASLGLIAAAPALAEEEGAPKLIVAVVVDQFSADQFAQYRQHYTGGLRRLSEGVVFPSGYHGQAATETCPGHGAIMTGANPARSGIIANSWIDQRIGRADKVVYCAEDETAAGSDHQHYVESARHLLVPTLGERIRAVEPASRNVAVSGKDRAALMLGGKTADAVYFWKRGRFTTTPERTSAQAVAEVNSRLAPEFAAPAQAMAVPEWCRHLEREIPVTGTLSVGTGHFARAGGADGAFRTSPALDRWTIEVAEKLVEAMRLGQDEATDVLNVSLSANDYVGHAFGNQGVEMCIQQAALDRSLGGLFDFLDAKGIDYAVVLTADHGGHDIPERIDMQGDPAAGRIDPQLNARDVGAAIAAELGLDPALPAPLLGGPAGDYHVNRGLPAEVQARVKAAAIKRLGAFPQVAAVFDADELAAHPVPSGPVDEWSLEDRARASFYAPRSGDIVVLLKQAVTPIARPVPGAVATHGSPWDYDRRVPILFWRKGLAGFEQPLPVRVVDIAPTLAALAGVAIPEGEVDGRCLDLDAGPASTCSP, encoded by the coding sequence TTGAAATCCCTACGCACACTTGGCGCCGCAGTGCTCGCGTCTCTGGGGCTGATCGCTGCTGCTCCGGCCCTTGCCGAAGAGGAAGGAGCGCCGAAGCTGATCGTCGCCGTCGTCGTCGACCAGTTTTCCGCCGACCAGTTTGCGCAATACCGCCAGCACTACACCGGAGGGCTGCGCCGACTGAGCGAGGGCGTGGTCTTTCCATCGGGCTATCATGGCCAGGCTGCGACCGAAACGTGCCCCGGGCACGGCGCCATCATGACCGGCGCGAATCCGGCGCGCAGCGGGATCATCGCCAATAGCTGGATCGACCAGCGGATCGGCCGCGCGGACAAGGTCGTCTATTGCGCGGAAGACGAGACCGCTGCGGGCAGCGATCATCAGCACTATGTCGAATCCGCCCGGCACCTGCTCGTGCCGACGCTGGGCGAGCGCATCCGGGCGGTGGAGCCGGCGTCGCGCAACGTCGCCGTCTCGGGGAAGGACCGTGCAGCGCTGATGTTGGGCGGCAAGACGGCCGACGCGGTGTACTTCTGGAAGCGGGGCCGGTTTACCACGACACCGGAGCGGACATCCGCCCAGGCCGTGGCGGAGGTCAATTCCCGGCTGGCGCCCGAATTTGCCGCGCCTGCCCAAGCTATGGCGGTACCGGAGTGGTGCCGGCATCTCGAGCGCGAAATCCCGGTGACCGGGACCTTGTCGGTCGGTACCGGCCATTTCGCGCGGGCGGGCGGCGCCGATGGCGCATTCCGGACCAGTCCGGCGCTCGACCGATGGACGATCGAGGTTGCCGAGAAGCTCGTCGAGGCGATGCGGCTGGGCCAGGACGAGGCGACCGACGTGCTGAACGTCAGCCTTTCGGCCAACGACTACGTCGGCCATGCTTTCGGCAACCAGGGAGTCGAAATGTGCATCCAGCAGGCTGCGCTCGACCGGTCGCTGGGCGGGCTGTTCGATTTCCTCGACGCCAAGGGCATCGATTATGCCGTCGTGCTTACCGCCGACCATGGCGGGCACGACATTCCCGAGCGCATCGACATGCAGGGCGACCCGGCGGCGGGCCGGATCGATCCGCAGCTCAATGCCCGCGATGTCGGCGCCGCGATCGCCGCCGAGCTCGGTCTCGATCCGGCACTGCCGGCGCCGCTCCTCGGCGGGCCCGCCGGCGACTACCACGTCAATCGCGGGCTGCCTGCCGAGGTGCAGGCCAGGGTCAAGGCGGCGGCGATCAAACGGCTCGGCGCATTTCCGCAGGTTGCCGCGGTGTTCGACGCCGACGAGCTGGCCGCCCATCCGGTGCCGTCCGGGCCGGTCGACGAATGGTCGCTCGAGGACCGCGCCCGCGCTTCGTTCTATGCCCCTCGCTCGGGCGACATCGTCGTTCTGCTGAAGCAGGCGGTGACCCCGATCGCGCGGCCGGTGCCGGGCGCGGTCGCGACGCACGGTTCGCCGTGGGACTACGACCGGCGGGTGCCGATCCTGTTCTGGCGCAAGGGCCTGGCCGGGTTCGAGCAGCCGCTTCCGGTCCGCGTGGTCGACATCGCGCCCACGCTCGCGGCGCTGGCCGGCGTGGCGATACCCGAAGGGGAAGTCGACGGCCGCTGCCTCGACCTGGACGCCGGGCCCGCTTCAACCTGCTCGCCCTAG
- the radC gene encoding RadC family protein: MSRNQPESGTKAEQAGTGHRARLRQRLLDGGSEALADYEVLEYLLYAAIPRGDTKPAAKALLARFGSLAGVLEADHRQLEDVDGVGAASAAALKAVALAARRMARSKVREKTVLGSWQALLDYLTIDMAHLTLERVRVLYLDARNRLILDHMAQEGTIDEAAIHPREVVKKGLEVGASAMILVHNHPSGNPEPSRADIQITRRIAEVGQLLGITVHDHVIIGSEGHVSLKAKGLI; this comes from the coding sequence GTGTCGCGAAATCAGCCCGAATCAGGCACTAAGGCCGAGCAGGCGGGAACGGGGCACCGCGCCCGCCTGCGCCAGCGGCTGCTCGACGGCGGGTCCGAGGCGCTGGCCGATTACGAAGTGCTCGAATACCTGCTCTATGCCGCCATCCCGCGCGGCGACACCAAGCCCGCGGCCAAGGCCCTGCTGGCACGGTTCGGTTCGCTCGCCGGCGTCCTCGAAGCCGACCACCGCCAGCTTGAAGACGTCGACGGTGTCGGCGCGGCAAGCGCCGCCGCGCTCAAGGCCGTGGCGCTCGCCGCGCGGCGAATGGCGCGTTCGAAGGTCCGCGAGAAGACCGTGCTCGGCAGCTGGCAGGCGCTGCTCGACTACCTGACCATCGACATGGCGCACCTCACGCTGGAGCGCGTCCGCGTCCTCTACCTCGACGCGCGCAACCGCCTGATCCTCGACCACATGGCGCAGGAAGGCACGATCGACGAAGCGGCGATACACCCGCGCGAAGTCGTCAAGAAGGGGCTCGAGGTCGGCGCCAGCGCCATGATCCTGGTGCACAACCACCCGAGCGGCAACCCCGAACCGAGCCGCGCCGACATCCAGATCACCCGCCGTATCGCCGAGGTAGGCCAGTTGCTCGGCATCACCGTCCACGACCATGTGATCATCGGCAGCGAAGGCCACGTCAGCCTGAAGGCGAAGGGCCTGATCTAG
- a CDS encoding intermembrane phospholipid transport protein YdbH family protein: MAEDAATTPEPGEPGPRRSFWRRWIIFPFLLVFALAAAAFWIQRKDIADNLIGATLADKGVEARYEIESIGGRRQVLKNIVIGDPDRPDLTIERAEVTMRYRLGLPDVASVTLVKPRLYGTYYGRKLSFGALDPLVFTGSTAPFEFPNMTLELVDARALLESEYGPVGIKAEGRGHLRGGFAGKLALTAPELAVGGCEASGTTLFGRIGIDAERPQFEGPVRLAGLACADGGIDLAGTVIDAKLQLDRDMAGVEADLRAKTRGAKLAAATLGALSLDGKATFRDSELTASYDLGGEDARHPQVDIGSLSASGTVRAGDGFDWLRLDGDFTGRGVNPGPALDETLGSLADSTEGTFAAALLRKVRGAILREAQGSTLAGHAELRRTGDVLAVVVPQAQVVGGSGQKLLAVSRLKYGESGKGAPRVAGNFASGGRDLPRIEGRIEQRGGTGFAARMTMAEYSSAGGKLAIPGLSLVSNGGRLGFSGRAVVSGELPGGIARDLELPLNGNWSPAGGLALWRNCTDLRFAALRFANLELDRRALTLCPARGQPIVRYDRGGLKIAAGAPSLDVTGRLGQTPIAIASGPVGIAYPGTIAARTLRVTLGPRDTASTFAISDLSAVVGKGISGTFDGADVRLYAVPLDLLGSSGNWSYSEGVLSIADGEFRLVDRQPQARFEPLEARGATLSLEDNVILADAALREPASDRLVTAVAIHHDLGTGRGFADLSVPGIAFDSRLQPEALSKLALGVVANVDGTVTGSGRIDWNEQGVTSTGSFSSDSLDFAAAFGQVTGASGTLNFTDLLGLTTAPDQRFSIKTINPGIEVYDGEIGIEIRNGEVLSVTGGTWPFMGGTLTLRPIKLNIGASEERTYVLDIKGLEASQFVQRMALSNISATGTFDGSLPLVFDTEGNGRIVGGELASRGPGNVSYVGALTYEDMGAIANFAFDALKSLDYDHMTIGMNGPLTGEIVTQVRFDGVHQGEGAKKNFLTRKIAKLPIRFVVNVRASFYQLISNLRSLYDPSAVKDPRDASVGLLDKDGNVIKRGSAPPPTPPAPSGEKLTNEPPIQRRESEEMP; encoded by the coding sequence ATGGCCGAGGACGCTGCGACGACCCCCGAACCGGGAGAGCCGGGACCGCGACGTTCGTTCTGGCGGCGCTGGATCATTTTCCCGTTCTTACTCGTGTTCGCGCTGGCCGCGGCAGCCTTCTGGATCCAGCGCAAGGACATTGCCGACAACCTGATCGGCGCGACGCTTGCGGATAAGGGCGTCGAGGCGCGCTACGAGATCGAGAGCATTGGCGGCCGCCGGCAGGTTTTGAAGAATATCGTCATCGGCGACCCGGACCGCCCCGACCTGACGATCGAGCGCGCCGAAGTCACCATGCGCTATCGCCTCGGCCTGCCCGATGTGGCCAGCGTAACTCTCGTCAAGCCGCGTCTCTACGGCACCTATTACGGCAGAAAGCTGAGCTTCGGAGCGCTCGATCCGCTTGTATTCACCGGTTCGACCGCGCCGTTCGAATTTCCCAACATGACGCTCGAACTCGTCGACGCCCGGGCCCTGCTGGAGAGCGAATACGGCCCTGTCGGCATCAAGGCCGAAGGACGGGGGCATTTGCGCGGCGGCTTTGCCGGAAAGCTGGCGCTGACCGCACCCGAACTGGCGGTGGGGGGGTGCGAGGCGAGCGGGACGACGCTGTTCGGGCGGATCGGGATCGACGCCGAACGGCCGCAGTTCGAGGGACCTGTGCGCTTGGCCGGGCTCGCCTGCGCGGACGGCGGCATCGACCTCGCCGGCACGGTCATCGACGCCAAGCTGCAACTGGACCGGGACATGGCCGGCGTCGAAGCCGATCTGCGCGCAAAGACGCGCGGCGCCAAGCTGGCTGCGGCAACGCTCGGTGCGCTGTCCCTCGATGGCAAGGCCACCTTCCGGGATTCCGAGCTCACCGCCAGTTACGACCTCGGCGGAGAAGATGCCCGCCATCCGCAGGTCGATATCGGCTCGCTCAGCGCCAGCGGGACCGTGCGGGCCGGGGACGGGTTCGACTGGCTGCGCCTCGACGGCGACTTCACCGGGCGGGGCGTCAACCCCGGTCCGGCGCTGGACGAAACGCTCGGCAGCCTGGCGGACAGCACCGAGGGCACTTTCGCCGCGGCGTTGCTGCGCAAGGTGCGCGGGGCGATCCTGCGCGAGGCCCAGGGCAGCACTCTGGCAGGACATGCCGAGCTGCGGCGCACCGGCGATGTGCTGGCGGTGGTAGTCCCGCAGGCGCAAGTCGTCGGTGGCAGCGGCCAGAAGCTGCTGGCCGTCTCGCGCTTGAAATACGGCGAATCGGGCAAGGGCGCCCCGCGCGTTGCCGGCAATTTCGCGAGCGGGGGACGCGACCTGCCGCGGATCGAAGGGCGCATCGAACAGCGCGGCGGTACCGGTTTTGCCGCTCGCATGACGATGGCCGAATATTCCTCCGCGGGCGGGAAGCTGGCGATCCCCGGCCTCTCGCTGGTGTCGAACGGGGGCCGATTGGGCTTTTCGGGCCGCGCGGTGGTGAGCGGCGAACTGCCCGGCGGCATCGCCCGCGATCTCGAGCTGCCGCTGAACGGCAATTGGTCGCCGGCGGGGGGTCTGGCCTTGTGGCGCAATTGTACCGACTTGCGCTTCGCGGCGCTGCGGTTCGCCAACCTCGAGCTGGACCGGCGGGCCTTGACGCTCTGCCCGGCGCGCGGTCAGCCGATCGTTCGCTATGACCGCGGCGGGCTCAAGATCGCAGCCGGCGCACCGTCGCTCGATGTTACGGGGCGACTCGGACAGACGCCTATCGCGATCGCCAGCGGTCCGGTCGGCATCGCCTATCCCGGCACGATTGCCGCCCGAACCTTGCGGGTCACGCTCGGCCCGCGGGACACCGCCTCGACGTTCGCGATCAGCGACCTGTCGGCGGTCGTCGGCAAGGGAATTTCAGGCACCTTCGACGGCGCCGACGTCAGGCTCTATGCCGTCCCTCTCGATCTGCTCGGGTCCAGCGGCAACTGGTCCTATTCGGAGGGCGTGCTATCCATCGCCGACGGGGAATTCCGACTTGTCGACCGCCAGCCGCAAGCGCGTTTCGAGCCGCTCGAGGCCCGAGGCGCGACGCTGTCTCTTGAGGACAACGTGATCCTCGCCGATGCCGCGCTGCGCGAACCGGCCTCCGATCGCCTCGTCACCGCTGTCGCCATCCACCACGACCTCGGCACCGGGCGCGGTTTTGCCGATTTGTCCGTACCCGGAATCGCCTTCGACAGCAGGCTTCAGCCCGAGGCGCTGAGCAAGCTTGCGCTGGGCGTGGTCGCCAACGTCGATGGAACCGTCACCGGTTCGGGCCGGATCGACTGGAACGAGCAAGGCGTGACCAGTACCGGCAGTTTCTCGAGCGATTCGCTCGATTTCGCCGCCGCGTTCGGTCAGGTGACGGGGGCATCGGGCACGCTGAACTTCACCGACCTTCTCGGGCTGACGACGGCACCCGACCAGCGCTTCAGCATCAAGACGATCAACCCCGGCATCGAGGTCTACGACGGCGAGATCGGCATCGAGATCAGGAACGGCGAGGTCCTCTCGGTCACCGGCGGAACCTGGCCGTTCATGGGCGGCACGCTGACGCTGCGCCCGATCAAGCTCAACATCGGCGCGTCCGAAGAGCGGACCTACGTCCTCGACATCAAGGGACTCGAAGCCTCGCAATTCGTCCAGCGCATGGCGCTGAGCAACATCAGCGCCACGGGTACATTCGACGGCAGCCTGCCGCTGGTGTTCGACACCGAAGGCAACGGGCGCATCGTCGGCGGCGAACTGGCGTCGCGCGGACCGGGCAACGTCTCCTACGTCGGAGCGCTGACGTACGAAGACATGGGGGCGATCGCCAATTTTGCCTTCGACGCGCTCAAGTCGCTCGATTACGATCATATGACGATAGGAATGAACGGGCCGCTGACTGGCGAGATCGTCACCCAGGTGCGCTTCGACGGCGTCCACCAGGGCGAGGGTGCGAAGAAGAATTTCCTTACCCGCAAGATCGCCAAACTGCCGATCCGCTTCGTGGTCAACGTCCGAGCCTCGTTCTACCAGCTGATCTCGAACCTGCGATCGCTCTACGATCCCTCGGCCGTTAAGGATCCGCGCGATGCCAGCGTCGGCCTGCTCGACAAGGACGGCAATGTCATCAAGCGCGGTTCCGCGCCGCCGCCTACACCGCCGGCCCCCTCCGGCGAAAAGCTCACCAATGAACCGCCCATTCAGCGCCGCGAAAGCGAGGAAATGCCATGA
- a CDS encoding YnbE family lipoprotein — protein MTAAKLTNGAGPAHKPAMQWGLRANAAAIGVLGSVLTSGCVTVNAPSEPIVIELNINIKQEVIYRLAEDAGNTIDENADIF, from the coding sequence ATGACAGCTGCGAAATTGACCAACGGTGCCGGCCCGGCGCATAAGCCCGCGATGCAGTGGGGCTTGCGGGCCAATGCGGCAGCGATCGGCGTGCTGGGTTCGGTCCTGACGAGCGGCTGTGTTACGGTCAATGCACCGAGCGAGCCGATCGTCATCGAACTGAACATCAACATCAAGCAGGAAGTAATTTACCGCCTGGCGGAAGATGCCGGGAACACGATCGACGAAAACGCGGACATCTTTTGA
- a CDS encoding YdbL family protein produces the protein MNTGFKRATLAFSAVALALTGLATPAFAQRDPAYEAARAAGKVGEKMDGYLAIVGSGDAALRKLVDDINIKRRAVYADKAKAASATLEEYAFTAGCLAIARTSPGEKYQAPDGSWQTRGNGPPVRDPRCP, from the coding sequence ATGAACACCGGTTTCAAACGCGCTACGCTGGCCTTTTCGGCTGTCGCCCTGGCCCTGACTGGTCTGGCTACGCCCGCCTTCGCCCAGCGCGACCCGGCGTACGAAGCCGCGCGCGCGGCGGGCAAGGTGGGCGAAAAAATGGACGGCTACCTGGCGATTGTCGGAAGCGGCGATGCAGCGCTGCGCAAGCTGGTCGACGACATCAATATCAAGCGCCGCGCGGTCTATGCCGACAAGGCCAAGGCCGCTTCGGCAACGCTCGAGGAATATGCCTTTACCGCCGGCTGTCTCGCGATCGCGCGCACGTCGCCCGGGGAAAAGTACCAGGCGCCCGACGGGTCCTGGCAAACCCGCGGCAACGGCCCGCCGGTGCGCGACCCCCGCTGTCCGTAG
- a CDS encoding AtpZ/AtpI family protein, with the protein MANDPDNAPIGEDPQIDSLEDRIAAARTAEDARVAKEHGTAGTGQNIGMQVISTMVGYPLGGILIGLVLDNVLGTLPWLTIVLMFLAFAGACIHVVRMNKNSQ; encoded by the coding sequence GTGGCCAACGATCCCGACAACGCACCCATCGGCGAAGATCCGCAGATCGATTCGCTTGAAGATCGCATTGCCGCCGCGCGCACCGCGGAAGACGCACGCGTGGCGAAGGAGCATGGCACCGCCGGCACCGGCCAGAACATCGGCATGCAGGTGATCTCGACCATGGTGGGGTATCCGCTCGGCGGAATCCTCATCGGCTTGGTGCTCGACAATGTTCTCGGCACCCTGCCGTGGCTTACCATCGTGCTCATGTTCCTCGCATTCGCCGGCGCGTGCATTCACGTCGTGCGGATGAACAAGAATAGCCAATAG
- a CDS encoding F0F1 ATP synthase subunit A, translating to MHQFQIQSLGGGNLEASPFVFTNSALWMLIVLGVIVVFMWGGTKRQLVPGRWQAAVEMLTGFLDNVTRQSIGSEGRKYLPWVFTAFVFILAANWIGAMPFGIVPGAHPFTVTSQFTVTGTMSIISFAIVLGVGFWKHGLHFFSLFVPKGTPFILTLLIAPIEFVSFMVRPFSLGLRPFIAMFAGHILLEVFGNFVVQGLNAGGPMGYGISVLAFLFVAFVSALELLVGAIQAFVFALLTALYINDAVNLH from the coding sequence ATGCACCAGTTCCAGATCCAGTCGCTCGGCGGCGGGAACCTGGAAGCGTCGCCATTCGTGTTCACCAATTCCGCGCTGTGGATGCTCATCGTCCTCGGCGTGATCGTGGTCTTCATGTGGGGCGGAACCAAGCGCCAGCTGGTCCCCGGCCGCTGGCAGGCGGCGGTCGAGATGCTGACGGGCTTTCTCGACAACGTGACCCGGCAGTCGATCGGGTCCGAAGGGCGCAAGTACTTGCCGTGGGTGTTCACCGCCTTCGTCTTCATCCTCGCCGCGAATTGGATCGGCGCCATGCCCTTCGGCATTGTCCCCGGCGCGCATCCCTTCACCGTGACCAGCCAGTTCACCGTGACCGGCACGATGTCGATCATCAGCTTCGCCATCGTCCTGGGCGTCGGTTTCTGGAAGCATGGGCTGCACTTCTTCAGCCTGTTCGTGCCCAAGGGCACGCCGTTCATCCTGACCCTGCTGATCGCGCCGATCGAGTTCGTCTCGTTCATGGTGCGTCCGTTCAGCCTCGGGCTGCGGCCGTTCATCGCCATGTTCGCCGGCCACATCCTGCTCGAGGTGTTCGGCAACTTCGTGGTGCAGGGGCTCAACGCCGGCGGGCCGATGGGCTATGGCATTTCGGTCCTCGCCTTCCTGTTCGTCGCCTTCGTTAGCGCTCTCGAGCTGCTGGTGGGCGCGATCCAGGCCTTCGTGTTCGCCCTTCTGACCGCGCTCTACATTAACGATGCGGTCAATCTTCACTAG
- a CDS encoding F0F1 ATP synthase subunit C produces MELASAQVIGAGIAAIGVGAAAAGVGFVFGSFLQGALRNPAAAGSQTGTLYIGFAAAELLGLMAFAVAMIILYAR; encoded by the coding sequence ATGGAACTCGCTTCTGCTCAGGTTATCGGTGCCGGCATCGCGGCGATCGGCGTCGGTGCCGCCGCCGCCGGTGTGGGCTTCGTGTTCGGTTCGTTCCTTCAGGGCGCGCTGCGCAACCCGGCCGCGGCCGGCAGCCAGACGGGCACCCTGTACATCGGCTTCGCCGCCGCCGAACTGCTCGGCCTGATGGCGTTCGCCGTCGCGATGATCATCCTCTACGCGCGCTGA